The following are encoded together in the Poseidonibacter lekithochrous genome:
- a CDS encoding SLAC1 anion channel family protein: protein MNENENIIKIESNRLQNFPVMMFAIVMGLTGLALAFQKAEHILYLPSFIGYILGGFSSMLFLLILVTYIIKIIKHNKEVKGEFTHPIRVNFFAAISISTLLLSMFHRHDYETLSYVLFICGAMLHIFFTFYTIRFWINNSLEVVHSNPAWFIPIVGNLIVPIAGKGFINEHVLYFYFSIGIFFWIILFSIILNRIIFHKQFAPKFMPTLFILIAPPSIGFISYIKLIGHVDFFAHILYSLGLFFTILVFVMYKNYINIKFFISWWAFTFPMAAITLATLLMYELSQYFFYYVLAYIFLVLSSVIVLLVAKETISHMRKKEICIME, encoded by the coding sequence ATGAATGAAAACGAAAATATTATAAAAATAGAATCAAATAGATTACAGAACTTTCCTGTAATGATGTTTGCAATTGTTATGGGATTAACCGGTTTGGCTTTGGCTTTTCAAAAAGCAGAACATATACTATACTTACCATCATTTATAGGCTATATTCTAGGTGGCTTTTCAAGTATGTTGTTTTTACTTATATTAGTAACATATATAATAAAAATCATAAAACATAATAAAGAAGTAAAAGGTGAGTTCACTCATCCAATAAGAGTAAATTTCTTTGCAGCAATTTCAATATCAACTTTATTATTATCAATGTTTCATAGACATGATTATGAAACTCTTTCATATGTTTTATTTATATGTGGGGCAATGCTACATATCTTTTTTACTTTTTATACAATAAGATTTTGGATTAATAACTCCCTAGAAGTTGTACACTCAAACCCTGCTTGGTTTATTCCAATTGTTGGAAACTTGATTGTTCCTATTGCAGGAAAGGGTTTTATAAATGAACATGTTTTATATTTTTATTTCTCTATTGGTATTTTCTTTTGGATTATATTATTCTCTATAATTTTAAATAGAATCATTTTTCATAAACAGTTTGCACCAAAGTTTATGCCTACACTATTTATATTAATTGCACCACCTTCTATTGGATTTATCTCTTATATTAAATTAATTGGTCATGTGGATTTTTTTGCTCATATTCTTTATAGTTTGGGATTGTTTTTTACTATTTTAGTTTTTGTTATGTATAAGAACTATATAAATATTAAATTCTTTATTTCTTGGTGGGCTTTTACTTTTCCAATGGCTGCTATTACTTTAGCTACTTTGTTAATGTATGAATTATCTCAATATTTTTTCTATTATGTATTAGCTTATATTTTCTTAGTTTTATCATCTGTGATTGTTTTATTAGTAGCTAAAGAAACTAT